The genomic window ATGTTTGTTTCAAATCAGCAAAAGACACATCTTTGTCAATGTATAATCCTTCCACTTGATGGAAAATACAGTGCGAACGAGATGAAATAGCTTCATTACGGAAAACGCGTCCTGGAGAAATCGTACGAATTGGCGGTTTATGATTTTCCATATAACGCACCTGAACAGATGATGTATGCGTACGCAACAACACATCAGGATTGGTCTGAATGAAAAACGTATCTTGCATATCACGCGCTGGGTGATATTCTGGTAAGTTCAATGCTGTAAAGTTATGCCAGTCGTCTTCAATTTCTGGTCCTTCAGAAACGTTGAATCCGATATTAGCAAAAATATCTATAATCTGATTTTTAACGATAGAAATTGGGTGGCGCGAACCAATAATCACTGGTTCTGCAGCACGTGTTAAATCTCCAAAAATTCCTTTAGACTCTTCTTTGCTTTCAAGCTCTTCCTGAATAACTCTTACTTTTTCTTCAGCAACAGCTTTTAAAGTATTAATTACTTGTCCAAAATCCTTTTTCTGGTCGTTTGGAATATTTTTAAATTCAGTAAAAAGTTCTTTCAGCAAACCTTTACTTCCTAAATATTTAATACGGAATTGTTCTAACGATTCTTTATTCTTCTCATTAAAGGCTTTAGCTTCCTCTATGTGCTGTTTTATCTTATCTATCATTTTCCTTCGATAATTGAGAGTACAAATTTAGTGTTTTTAGTTGAAACTGTGCGGTCACAGTCGCAGTTTTCGGTTTTCTGTAAATTATTTTATCAGATTTAACTTTTCTTCAATTTGTTTAATCTTTACATGCCAATAATCTAAACCTTCCTGATTGGTTACGGTTTCCTTTCTAAAATTCGAAGAAATACGATTTAATTCATGCCAGTTTTTATTTGAATCCCGTTCTTTTTCTTGTTTTGTAGCAGGTTCAATTCTGGTGCGCCAAAAATCCATATTTTTAAAATAGGTTTTTTTTATGCCTTCAAAATACTCTACTAATTTTTCTTTTGAATTCGGAATATAACCGGGCCCGCTGCATCCGCAAGAGTGAAATGTAAGACCAACAGAAAACAAACTTTTAATATGTTCCCACATTTTGACATCGTCTTTTTTAGGCGATTCGAAATCCAGTCCCATATTGGCCATAAATTCACCACATTGCGGACATTTGGCTTCAAAAACCGATGCTTCTCCTTTTTTTATATCAACCATCAATCTTCTTTTAAATGTTTTTCGACAATTAAAACAAGCATAATGAGGTTTATAAGATGTCATGGCGTATCTGCACATTTTTTCAGTAGTCAGTGATCAGGTTATTAGTGTTCAGTTTCCGCTTACTTAGTCACAGTTTACAACACTGAACACTAGGCAACTGAAGACTGAACACTAAAAAAATCTATTCAATAAGTTTCCTTTCCAAAAAATAACTCACAATCGCTTCTTTCATTAAAACCGATTGTTCACCTGCTTTTAACGGTGGCAAATTTTCTTTTACTTTGTAATGAGGCCAGCCTTCATCGTCGAAATATTCGAATTCGTAAAAACCGTATGGCTCCAGCAATCGACAGATTGCAATGTGCATTAAATTCAGTTTTTCGTCTTTCTTGTATTCACGGTGCACTTTTCCGTATTCCTGAACTCCGATTAGGTAAATTATAGCATCCAAATCTAAATCTTCGCCTTGCGAAAATTGATTGGAAAGTATATCAACGAGCTTTTCCCATCGCTCTTTTAATTGTGTATCTCTAGACATTTAATTTATGTTTTTTGATTGTAGATTTTAGATTGCTGATTAAAAATCAATTCTGAGGGGGCAGAATCGCAATCTATATTCTAAATTTTGATTTGCAAAGATACAGAGTTCGAACTCAATGTGCCTAAAAAAAAATGAACCCATAAAATTACAGCTGTTGTAAAACCTACGAACCTTTGTCTCTCTGCACCTTTGAACCTTAAAAAAAGATATATCTTTGCGCCTTTATTAAACACCCGTAAAAAATGAGTTTTTTTGATATTATTGTAGCCGCGCTTTTAGGATACAGTTTGTATAAAGGCATTAAAAATGGACTTTTTGTAGAAGTTGCCTCTTTTATTTCCTTGTTGTTAGGAATTTATCTTGCCATTAAATTTTCATCTTTAATGACAGGATGGATTTCAAAACATGTTTCTTGGAATCCGACCAATATTCAAATTACGGCTTTTATCCTGACTTTTATTTTAGTTGTCATTGGCGTTTATTTCTTGGCAAAAATTTTAACTGGAATTGCCGATTTTGCCATGCTTGGCTGGATGAATAAACTCGGTGGTGGATTTTTCAGGATTTTAAAAACGATTTTAATACTGAGTATTTTTATTGCTTTGTTTGAGAAAATCAATTTCAATAATACATTCGCCAAAAAGGAAACTTTAGACAGTTATATTTTTTATAATCCGGTGAAAAAAGTGGCTGCTTTTGTATACCCATCGATTGAAAAATGGTACGAAACGTTTAAAAAGGAACATTCTGAGAAACCAGAAGAAGAAAAAGAACAGACAGAAAAATAATATTTTGGTCGTTCAAAATTGAATTAAACCCGACAGGTTTTTGAAACTTGTCGGGTTTGTTTTTTGAATTGCCTCCAGCTTTAGCTGGGGGATATATTTGAACTATTAAGAAAGGGCTTTAGCCAAACAGCGATTGTTTGGCTAAAGCCCTTTCCTTATTCCTTTATTTTCATCCAGCTAAAGCTGGACGCAAATCATTTCTAAAATTTGAATATGCTGTTAGGCTTCTATATTTACCAATTGATTTCTTTTTTATCTCCTTTCTTTAAAACAATTTCTTGTTTTTTATCTCCATAAATCAAAGTTGTTTTTCCTCCATTTTTAGAAGAAATAATTACTCTTTGTATTTTTCTATCACTCCAATTCATTTCAATTTCAAATCCGCCTCTTGCGCAGATGCCGCTCACAGAACCTTCTGCCCAAGCGTCTGGCAAAGCAGGTAGTAATCGAATTTCATTTTCGTCTGAT from Flavobacterium sp. KACC 22763 includes these protein-coding regions:
- a CDS encoding CvpA family protein, which encodes MSFFDIIVAALLGYSLYKGIKNGLFVEVASFISLLLGIYLAIKFSSLMTGWISKHVSWNPTNIQITAFILTFILVVIGVYFLAKILTGIADFAMLGWMNKLGGGFFRILKTILILSIFIALFEKINFNNTFAKKETLDSYIFYNPVKKVAAFVYPSIEKWYETFKKEHSEKPEEEKEQTEK
- a CDS encoding phenylalanine--tRNA ligase subunit alpha, whose translation is MIDKIKQHIEEAKAFNEKNKESLEQFRIKYLGSKGLLKELFTEFKNIPNDQKKDFGQVINTLKAVAEEKVRVIQEELESKEESKGIFGDLTRAAEPVIIGSRHPISIVKNQIIDIFANIGFNVSEGPEIEDDWHNFTALNLPEYHPARDMQDTFFIQTNPDVLLRTHTSSVQVRYMENHKPPIRTISPGRVFRNEAISSRSHCIFHQVEGLYIDKDVSFADLKQTLLYFTKEMFGKSKIRLRPSYFPFTEPSAEIDIYWGLKTETDYRITKGTGWLEIGGCGMVDPNVLKNCDINPDEYNGFAFGMGVERIAMLLYQIGDIRMFYENDVRFLEQFKANI